The window ttatagaATAATAAGAGCCTTAATGACAGGacaatttaaaaatatatgattattttatattattaaataaattaacataataattaggtatagaacatatatatatatatatatatgtatatatatatatatatgtaataatatatataatatttatataatatttatataatatttatataagatttatataatattttatatatttaattacttcttaataaatatttatttatgcatttatttttttattatattttttttttttttttttttttttttatttattttttattttattttattttattttttttattgttataaatgtacataaatatataaaataaacataaaaatatttgaagaaataaaaaataatcataagttataaaaataaaaataccAACGTCTtaagaaaatatagaaaacCATGAAATGTACAGAAATAACTATAGATGATGGTGCCTACGCAAAAATTTTTATGCACTctataaaatattcttcTGATGACGTATGTGGTATTTTAATAGGcaaatatttatcatcaaatgaaaaaaaaaaaaagtgtttaataacaaattatataccTTTATTCCATACTCATATATTATCACCATATCTAAATTTGGCTTTTACACtggtaaatatatttttttgtttatttttttatatttagggattgatatatatatatatatatgtatatttatttatttgtatatttttttatgtttaacATATAGGTGgagaattattataaggACAAAGACGAAAGAATTATTGgatattttcatatatcatctgatgatttaaaaaacagtgatattgaaaatataaaagtttGTGAATTAATCTCAGAAAagttaataaaaaattacaatGATGCTTTCGTATGTTTACTTgaattttcaaaatatgtaaatgatgaagataatTGTTTAAACGTAAgtacataatattttgtctaaaaaaaattatttatagtTGATACAATATTAATGGAAACAGctgtatatatatctatatatgtatatattatttttattttttttaatcatAGATCTTTATGAAGAATGACAAATCAAACTGGGAGAAAGGAAATGTTGTAATAtcaaacaaaaataaagaatttttaaaaaaaaatatatcaaacCAACAGTATgtaaaaaaacataaacatatataaatgtaaatatatatatatatatatatatatatatttggtTATTGatgtttataattattcatataattttttttttttttttttttttttttttttttttttacagttatctaaatatatacGATTTCGATGATCATCTAAATTGTATGAAATGTGATTTCATGAACCCTGATTTGTTTAACAATGTTTCAtaagaaattatattaaaaagaaaatagATCTCCTAAGCAAAAGAaaaattcatttaatatagatctattttattttgttacAAATACATTCAtcacatttatatatttaattttttttttttttcttttcttttttttaattgatcatatattaatatttcaataatatattaattcatgatattatgtttttctttttttttttttttttgaattaaTCTTTTTTCTCCAATTGTCTTATAtaatcttttttattttttttcctttttaatttatcaatatgtttttaaaatttttaaaagattaataaaaaatattttttttttatattagaatgtaaatatacctatatttattatagtTAAATATAAAGTAAAGCATCGTTCTATGAACAAAAATAAGgtatgtttttttttatatgtagCACCTATATGCATTCCTTAATATTGTTCTAATCTTCCAGGTTATTATATTCCGTTACGATTATGTTAAGACAGtctaatataataaaaaagtattataaatatatttattttcatatggGTTTTGccttttttaatattttcttaaggaatatatgaattaatTGAATAAACAACCATTTGTAGGTAAACacacattattattaatatctatatattatgtattcCTAATATTTTATACCAATTGAAtgaaaacatatatatattaaattataaatacaaaaatatatatatatatatatatatatatatattgagAACTCTTTCATATATCTTTACCTGTTACTACTTActtgttataataattactTAAAATGAAgcttttatatttactatATCCCATTTTACTCTTTTACAACGTAAACGTATTTATTAACTATAGGAAGAGTAGACTAATGCTTGAAATgatagataaatataataccCATTTTGTACAAACAACCAAACCTTATTACGAATTTAATGTAACTAATCTATCTaattccaaaaaaaaaaaaaaaaaaaagaaaagggAAAATCACCTGATCGGTTCAGGTGAAAATATGCAAAAAAaggatgaaaaaaatataaaggattttcatataaatgattATGAAATAGTTGGGAAAACAATTCATAACAAAGAGAACAGGGATGCttttaaaatgaataaaaataaattaaatgataacgaagaattattttatatggaCAGTATATTATCTTATAAACCAAATAAAAAGAAGTTATTTACTTATTCCTTTTCCGAAAATGAAGGAAATTCTGAAAAAGAAGAGACCctttataattttgaaaataggaaaaatataaatagcgtacaaaataatattaacaagacctttttatataacaaattGAAAAATGTAGATTATTATGAGCATGGTTATAATTGGGATATAGGTCAATGTAAAACAGGGAAATATCAATCTCCTGTTGATTTACCTATGAAAGATTTAAAGGAGAgagaattaaaaaatataagtgatgtgtatttaaatttatttgaCGATGACAATTATGCATGGAACAATTATAACAAACCATGGATGAAAGGagattttttttattattatgaatgttttataaaaaaaattgttattaatagacaaaataatatatttcaaataaaaGCTGCAAGAGATGGAATAATACCATTTGGTGTGTTATTTACTACTGAAGAACCTGCTATGTTTTATGCAGATCAAATCCATTTTCATGCTCCTAGCGAACATACATTTCAAGGTTCAGGTAATAGAAGAGAAATTGAAATGCAAATATTTCATAGtacaaattatttttatgatatacAAGATGATAAATccaaatataaaaaaaaatacgggttacatatatataataatttaaaaaaaaattctaaAGAAACTTCAAAAAAAGATTCAAGTAGGTATCATTCTTATCTAATGTCCTATTTAATGAATAGCTTATCAAATGAACAATTacaaaacaaatataataaaaaaaaaagaataaaaaagagGAAAAACCAATATGAAGTAATATCTATTACATTTACTAGTGCAGAAATTAATGCTTCAACTATTAATGCTTTTAAGAAATTACCATCCGAAAAATTTCTAAGAActataataaatgtatcAAGTTCAGTTCACGTCGGTTCAGgtaataaataagaatagcatataagaaaaaaaaaaaaaaaatataacacatataaatataaatatatatatatatatatatatatatatatatatatatatatatttatgtatatatgtacatacACAATATGGTGAAATgcttttatattatttttactcATCCATATTAAacacttttttttttatcttaaGATCCAACTTTGGTGGAATTAAAGGACGCTTTAAACCTGGATGCCTTGATGATGATGTTAAATATTGAAGACATGCAATTTTTGTCATATCAAGGATCTTCTACATTACCCCTATGTGATGAGAATGTATCCTGGAAAGTAGCCAAACAACCTTTGCCTGTATCAACTGAAAccattttaaatttttattatctcCTAAAAAAGCATACACCTAATTATTCAGGTAGCgataatgataattacAGGAGTTTACAAAATGTCGAAGATAATACAAGACATTATAGAAAGTTTTCTTTAGTTCAAGTTTTTCCTATACAAGTGTTAATTTCATCAGCTATATCAAATGTAGAGGATAAGGAagttattaatattattaaagaTATATCTCCTAAAAATATGTCCTTCTCATATTATTCTAAATgggatatatatttcattttatttatcttttataacATTGTATTGTTCTTATTTTGATAAATACGATTAATTAGGTtgtataaattatattaataataggttccttatttttttatatattattttttttacaaaattttttcttctttttattataaaaatgaatttttctaaaaaagataattcgtttatgttattttattatgtatatttacatattttcttaaaagaaagaaaaaaatagaacaagaaaaaaaaaaaaaaaaaaaattcttcaagtatatatatggaacatataatgtaaataaatataaataaataaataaatatatatatatatatatatatatatatactttaagaaattataattcattataggtaattttatattttttaaataactattatataaacaaatataaatataaatataaatataaatatatatatatatatatatatatatatatatatatatatatatatatatatatatagtcTTCTAAGTTTTTATGTTTGACAATTCAATAAGATAATTCCgatataacaaataatagaacatataaaaaaaacgaatatgtaattaataaaaaatactAATTTCCATGGGTCTACAAAAAAAACTGATATCAAATAGTctgatataataaatggttgaataattaaatttatcataacataaatataaatgaacaCAAGAATACATAGAAGTATTCTTCCCTTTACCTTCACATCcattgtatatattaaaaataaaaagaaattaaaagaaaaatataataaataaataaatatatatatatttatataaatctaTTATAGATGAGAAATATCTCCTCCAAAAAAGAGTTTCACTCGTTGAATTATAGAATCTTTATTTGGATCAAAAGGTTTATCTTTTGATGGTATTTCAAGGACAGTTGGTAAAATTTTATCATGTAAATCAACTAGATATCTAATTTCATCGGCaatctaaaaaaaaaaaaaaaaaaaaaaaaaaaaaaaaattatatttattctgtctgaatttatatttattcttcAATATTTATGTCGAAATAGtactaatatatattaggTTACAAAAATGAGgatgaataataaaaatgtttatatatatatgtgtacatatataatattcaatagattaataattaatgatacatatatatatatatatatatatatatattttattacttGTTGATTAATAAGTATTACTCCACAGTCATGTTTTGAAGAATACTCTTTGAAAACTTCTTCAATTTCACTTTTATTAGtttctttaaaataattaaaatatataaatgaataagaattataatacaaaaaaaaaaagaatgaaatacatgaatatataaatattttagtatatatatatatatttcttttgtCATACTTGAATTGACtatgaaaaaatttttttttcctagACCATCACGAAAGCCAATTCCAGCTAATAAAAAACCTACTACTGAGTCctaaatttataatacataaataattatgtaattatatatatatatgggtatcttataaaatgtatgcatatatatccaaattaataaaaattcaGATAATCTAATAATTACAAATTgaaatatacaaaaaaatatatatttttaattacaCACGTATGTAcaatttttctttttatgtacatatttatatattttttcatatatacatatatatatacatatatatatatatatatatatatatatatatatatcgttaactttttgtttatttcatttcattttcttttcttttcttttttttttttttcggTTTTCTTACTTCATCTccaataatatatatctttaaatCCGTTTCATTAAATAGTCTATGTCTTCGTGATGccataatatataatattttttttctttattatatatatatatatatataaatacacaaaaaatataaattatatatgagatatgtatatttatttgtttcaAAAACTAAAGTACAATTGGCTTTCAAATATTAAAGTgtaatgtattatttaaaaaaaaaaaaataaataaaaaaaaaaaaaaaaaaaaaattaaatgttAAAAAGAATTTCAAATATATGGAATAAGCTCTtaagaaaaatttttttttttttttttttttttttttttccttttataataaaaaaaaatataatttttttaaaaaaaaaaaaaaaaaaaaaaaaaaaaaaaaaaaatNNNNNNNNNNNNNNNNNNNNNNNNNNNNNNNNNNNNNNNNNNNNNNNNNNNNNNNNNNNNNNNNNNNNNNNNNNNNNNNNNNNNNNNNNNNNNNNNNNNNNNNNNNNNNNNNNNNNNNNNNNNNNNNNNNNNNNNNNNNNNNNNNNNNNNNNNNNNNNNNNNNNNNNNNNNNNNNNNNNNNNNNNNNNNNNNNNNNNNNNNNNNNNNNNNNNNNNNNNNNNNNNNNNNNNNNNNNNNNNNNNNNNNNNNNNNNNNNNNNNNNNNNNNNNNNNNNNNNNNNNNNNNNNNNNNNNNNNNNNNNNNNNNNNNNNNNTCTTAAAGTTTATACCTTATTCATcgtaaaattaaatatatgaaaaaaaaaaaataatataatttaattatcaatttataaaaaactataatcaaaatgaaatgaaaattaagataaaaaaaaaaaaaaaaaaaaaaaatgaagttaatattttattatggtatatttttgttcctatgcatttatttatattgaatttataatagaatatatatatttattttatgtatgtaaatatatattataaataatacttattacatatatacgATATAcctaatatatatgaaaatattatatatttttcagcgcatatatattttttaaatatttttaaaactgttatacaaaaaaaaatattatatatgtaatattttacatatatatatatatatatatattcaaatttttgataatttttgttttaattttaaaaattatctTTCGATTTAAAGAAGCTTTTGTTTATTGTTAAAATTGTTCTACTAAGTAATattaatgtttttataaatatacaaaaaaaacTGAAGggtaaaataaaattggaatttttaaaaaattttaaggaatataaaaaggagTAGAggttttttaaaatatgtatacatatataatatattgtatatacTTTTTTGTGTATTCTTTAAcattacataaatataaatataaatatatgtatatatattcattcaTATAGACAAactatatattaatatctcttcgtttgaattatttaatcataaatttaatttaaatataaataactACAATGTAAGGATATATGTGTAATGTGTTATTTTTACTCTTTTTTAgcaatattattatttttattttaatataaaaaaaagaaaattgaatatatcatctatatatatatatatatatatgcgTCGGCACGTCTTCATATAGGttacttttaaaaaatataagatatactaatatatatatataatattttggAGGGGTGAGTGattca of the Plasmodium reichenowi strain SY57 chromosome 11, whole genome shotgun sequence genome contains:
- a CDS encoding carbonic anhydrase, putative, translating into MKLLYLLYPILLFYNVNVFINYRKSRLMLEMIDKYNTHFVQTTKPYYEFNVTNLSNSKKKKKKKKRENHLIGSGENMQKKDEKNIKDFHINDYEIVGKTIHNKENRDAFKMNKNKLNDNEELFYMDSILSYKPNKKKLFTYSFSENEGNSEKEETLYNFENRKNINSVQNNINKTFLYNKLKNVDYYEHGYNWDIGQCKTGKYQSPVDLPMKDLKERELKNISDVYLNLFDDDNYAWNNYNKPWMKGDFFYYYECFIKKIVINRQNNIFQIKAARDGIIPFGVLFTTEEPAMFYADQIHFHAPSEHTFQGSGNRREIEMQIFHSTNYFYDIQDDKSKYKKKYGLHIYNNLKKNSKETSKKDSSRYHSYLMSYLMNSLSNEQLQNKYNKKKRIKKRKNQYEVISITFTSAEINASTINAFKKLPSEKFLRTIINVSSSVHVGSDPTLVELKDALNLDALMMMLNIEDMQFLSYQGSSTLPLCDENVSWKVAKQPLPVSTETILNFYYLLKKHTPNYSGSDNDNYRSLQNVEDNTRHYRKFSLVQVFPIQVLISSAISNVEDKEVINIIKDISPKNMSFSYYSKWDIYFILFIFYNIVLFLF
- a CDS encoding vacuolar ATP synthase subunit f, putative; translated protein: MASRRHRLFNETDLKIYIIGDEDSVVGFLLAGIGFRDGLGKKNFFIVNSKTNKSEIEEVFKEYSSKHDCGVILINQQIADEIRYLVDLHDKILPTVLEIPSKDKPFDPNKDSIIQRVKLFFGGDISHL